Proteins found in one Litorihabitans aurantiacus genomic segment:
- a CDS encoding OpcA/G6PD domain-containing protein, whose product MDRLTQLAQGYHPGDTDLAWARATLWRGLIAAALDEPPYTPVTGVTLRGNTRHPSLVLLGAWLRESLGVPVAMEHDDAPAITGAVLHRENGDVLMERPVDSTILRISEPSGVSHRVSPRCARCRTASSRTCDASTPTTSTARS is encoded by the coding sequence GTGGACAGGCTGACGCAGCTGGCGCAGGGGTACCACCCGGGCGACACCGACCTGGCGTGGGCGCGCGCCACGCTGTGGCGCGGCCTGATCGCGGCGGCGCTCGACGAGCCGCCGTACACGCCCGTCACGGGCGTCACGCTGCGGGGCAACACCCGCCACCCCTCGCTGGTGCTGCTGGGTGCCTGGCTGCGCGAGAGCCTCGGCGTCCCGGTCGCGATGGAGCACGACGACGCCCCGGCCATCACGGGAGCGGTGCTCCACCGGGAGAACGGCGACGTCCTCATGGAGCGCCCCGTGGACTCGACCATCCTGCGGATCTCCGAGCCCTCCGGTGTCAGCCACCGGGTCTCGCCCCGCTGCGCACGCTGTCGGACAGCCTCATCGAGGACCTGCGACGCCTCGACCCCGACGACGTCTACGGCCAGGTCCTGA
- a CDS encoding glucose-6-phosphate dehydrogenase assembly protein OpcA, with protein sequence MIITLSSTTSSKIAARLVKLREEGGAVALGRVLTLVVSAPPEHVERAVDAANDASREHPCRVLVVSPQPDGAADGPADGLDAEIRVGGDAGASEVIVLRPRGGARSELDSLVMPLLLPDAPIVTWWPASPPPSPRPTPSGPWPSGGSPTRSSAATRWTG encoded by the coding sequence GTGATCATCACCCTCAGCTCGACGACGTCGTCGAAGATCGCCGCGCGACTGGTGAAGCTGCGCGAGGAGGGCGGCGCCGTCGCCCTCGGCCGGGTGCTGACCCTCGTGGTCAGCGCGCCGCCCGAGCACGTCGAGCGGGCCGTCGACGCGGCCAACGACGCGAGCCGGGAACACCCGTGCCGGGTGCTCGTGGTCAGCCCGCAGCCCGACGGTGCCGCGGACGGACCCGCGGACGGTCTGGATGCCGAGATCCGCGTCGGAGGCGACGCCGGCGCGAGCGAGGTCATCGTGCTGCGCCCCCGCGGCGGCGCCCGGTCGGAGCTCGACTCGCTCGTCATGCCGCTGCTGCTCCCGGACGCCCCGATCGTCACGTGGTGGCCGGCCTCTCCCCCGCCCTCCCCTCGGCCGACCCCCTCGGGGCCATGGCCCAGCGGCGGATCACCGACGCGCTCGAGTGCAGCGACCCGGTGGACAGGCTGA
- a CDS encoding heme o synthase — MASTDSLAGRLATPSTSKADDAPAPTTAPAAAPAPSGSAPRRSGWRRTLGAYVALTKPRVIELLLVTTVPTMILAERGLPSLWLILATLLGGAAAAGSANVLNCYIDRDIDAVMGRTKRRPLVTGEVTPRQALVFGSALGIGSIVWFALVVNLASALLTLGAIAIYVVGYTMILKRRTSQNIVWGGAAGCMPVLIGWSAVTGGLDWAALVLFGIIFLWTPPHYWPLSMRFKDDYAAAGVPMLPVVAGERRVAAEMLAYAVAMVACSLVLVPVAGMGWAYAVAATVAGAWFTISCIRLYRIAVDPERRGVASRQPAMKVFHGSITYLTIVFAAVAVDPFLPW, encoded by the coding sequence GTGGCCTCGACCGACTCGCTCGCGGGACGTCTCGCGACGCCGTCGACCTCGAAGGCGGACGACGCCCCGGCGCCCACGACCGCACCGGCAGCGGCTCCGGCACCGTCAGGGTCCGCACCGCGCCGCAGCGGCTGGCGTCGCACCCTGGGTGCCTACGTCGCGCTGACCAAGCCGCGCGTCATCGAGCTCCTCCTCGTCACGACCGTTCCCACCATGATCCTGGCCGAGCGGGGGCTGCCCTCCCTGTGGCTGATCCTGGCGACGCTGCTGGGCGGCGCCGCCGCGGCAGGGTCGGCGAACGTCCTCAACTGCTACATCGACCGCGACATCGACGCCGTCATGGGGCGCACCAAGCGCCGTCCGCTGGTGACCGGCGAGGTCACACCCCGCCAGGCGCTCGTGTTCGGCTCGGCGCTCGGCATCGGCTCCATCGTGTGGTTCGCCCTCGTGGTGAACCTGGCCTCGGCGCTCCTGACGCTCGGTGCCATCGCGATCTACGTCGTCGGCTACACGATGATCCTCAAGCGCCGCACGTCCCAGAACATCGTGTGGGGCGGCGCCGCCGGCTGCATGCCGGTGCTCATCGGCTGGTCGGCCGTCACGGGTGGTCTCGACTGGGCCGCCCTGGTGCTGTTCGGGATCATCTTCCTGTGGACGCCGCCGCACTACTGGCCGCTGTCGATGCGGTTCAAGGACGACTACGCCGCGGCGGGTGTCCCGATGCTGCCGGTCGTGGCCGGTGAGCGGCGGGTGGCCGCCGAGATGCTGGCCTACGCCGTCGCCATGGTCGCGTGCAGCCTCGTGCTGGTCCCGGTGGCCGGGATGGGCTGGGCCTACGCCGTCGCCGCGACCGTCGCCGGTGCCTGGTTCACCATCTCCTGCATCCGCCTCTACCGGATCGCCGTCGACCCGGAGCGCCGGGGCGTGGCCTCGCGCCAGCCCGCGATGAAGGTCTTCCACGGCTCCATCACCTACCTCACGATCGTGTTCGCGGCCGTCGCCGTCGACCCGTTCCTCCCGTGGTGA
- the zwf gene encoding glucose-6-phosphate dehydrogenase has translation MSDRTIAAGKNPLRQADDRRLPRIAGPSGLVIFGVTGDLSRKKLLPAVYDLANRGLLPPGFGLTGFARRDWNAEHFAQITKEAVQAHARTPFRERVWKQLEQGIRFVQGEFDDDDAFDRLAATVAELDTQRGTGGNHAFYLSVPPGAFPLVCKQLARSGLSQSADDAWRRVVIEKPFGHDLASALELQEVVESVFPGDSVFRIDHYLGKETVQNLLALRFANQMFEPIWNNHYVDHVQITMAEDIGIGSRAGYYDGIGAARDVIQNHLLQLLALTAMEEPVSFDAGSLRAEKEKVLSAVRLPRDLGAHTARGQYGAGWQGGEKVLGFHDEDGIPPESVTDTYAAIKLDIDTRRWAGVPFYLRTGKRLGRRVTEIAVVFKRAPHLPFALPDTEELGQNALVIRVQPDEGVTVRFGAKVPGTAMEVRDVTMDFGYGHAFTENSPEAYERLILDVLLGDPPLFPHSKEVELSWRVLDPILEFWERDGAPDTYRPGTWGPESADAMMRRDGRTWRRP, from the coding sequence ATGAGCGACCGCACGATCGCGGCCGGGAAGAACCCGCTGCGGCAGGCCGACGACCGCCGCCTGCCCCGCATCGCGGGTCCGAGCGGACTGGTGATCTTCGGCGTCACCGGCGACCTCTCCCGCAAGAAGCTGCTGCCCGCCGTCTACGACCTGGCCAACCGCGGCCTCCTGCCGCCGGGATTCGGGCTGACGGGCTTCGCGCGACGCGACTGGAACGCCGAGCACTTCGCCCAGATCACGAAGGAGGCGGTGCAGGCCCACGCCCGCACCCCGTTCCGCGAGCGCGTGTGGAAGCAGCTCGAGCAGGGCATCCGGTTCGTCCAGGGCGAGTTCGACGACGACGACGCGTTCGACCGCCTGGCCGCGACGGTCGCCGAGCTCGACACCCAGCGCGGCACGGGCGGCAACCACGCGTTCTACCTCTCCGTGCCCCCGGGAGCCTTCCCGCTCGTGTGCAAGCAGCTCGCGCGCTCGGGCCTGTCGCAGAGCGCCGACGACGCCTGGCGCCGCGTGGTCATCGAGAAGCCGTTCGGCCACGACCTCGCCTCGGCGCTGGAGCTGCAGGAGGTCGTGGAGTCGGTCTTCCCGGGTGACTCGGTGTTCCGCATCGACCACTACCTGGGCAAGGAGACGGTCCAGAACCTCCTGGCGCTGCGGTTCGCCAACCAGATGTTCGAGCCGATCTGGAACAACCACTACGTCGACCACGTGCAGATCACGATGGCCGAGGACATCGGGATCGGTTCGCGCGCCGGCTACTACGACGGTATCGGCGCCGCGCGCGACGTCATCCAGAACCACCTCCTGCAGCTCCTGGCGCTCACGGCGATGGAGGAGCCGGTCTCCTTCGACGCCGGCTCGCTGCGCGCCGAGAAGGAGAAGGTGCTCTCCGCCGTCCGGCTCCCCCGCGACCTGGGGGCGCACACGGCCCGCGGGCAGTACGGCGCGGGGTGGCAGGGCGGCGAGAAGGTGCTGGGCTTCCACGACGAGGACGGCATCCCGCCCGAGTCCGTGACCGACACCTACGCGGCCATCAAGCTCGACATCGACACGCGCCGCTGGGCCGGGGTGCCGTTCTACCTGCGCACGGGCAAGCGGCTCGGCCGCCGCGTCACCGAGATCGCCGTCGTCTTCAAGCGCGCGCCGCACCTGCCGTTCGCGCTCCCCGACACCGAGGAGCTCGGACAGAACGCCCTGGTCATCCGTGTGCAGCCCGACGAGGGCGTCACGGTGCGGTTCGGGGCCAAGGTGCCCGGTACCGCGATGGAGGTCCGCGACGTCACGATGGACTTCGGCTACGGCCACGCGTTCACCGAGAACTCGCCCGAGGCCTACGAGCGACTGATCCTCGACGTGCTGCTCGGCGACCCGCCGCTGTTCCCGCACAGCAAGGAGGTCGAGCTGTCCTGGCGCGTGCTCGACCCGATCCTCGAGTTCTGGGAGCGCGACGGCGCCCCCGACACCTACCGCCCCGGCACCTGGGGCCCCGAGAGCGCCGACGCCATGATGCGCCGCGACGGCCGGACCTGGAGGCGACCGTGA